One region of Paenibacillus polymyxa M1 genomic DNA includes:
- a CDS encoding argininosuccinate synthase, whose translation MAKEKIVLAYSGGLDTSVILKWLKETYDAEIIAFTADIGQKEELDGLEEKALATGASKVYIDDLRDEFAKDFIYPMFQAGALYEGQYLLGTSIARPLIAKRMVDIAIAEGATAIAHGATGKGNDQVRFELNAAALTPDIQVIAPWRLEEFRNQFPGRAEMIAYAEKHGIPVTASAAKPYSMDRNLLHISYESGVLEDPWFDPSAPENKEMFLLSNAPEDAPDEAEYLELEFKAGNCVALNGEQLTPLQVMEKLNELGGKHGIGRVDMVENRFVGMKSRGVYETPGGTILFTAHRKMESITMDREVMNLRDSLITRYATLVYNGFWFAPERVALQALVHESQKNVSGTVRVKLYKGNIIGAGVKSPVSLYNPDIATMEADPTQAYDQGDATGFIRLNALRLKVNAGVTQNHK comes from the coding sequence ATGGCAAAAGAAAAAATCGTACTCGCATATTCCGGCGGTCTGGATACGTCGGTCATTCTGAAATGGCTCAAGGAAACATATGATGCTGAAATTATCGCATTCACTGCAGATATCGGACAAAAGGAAGAACTGGACGGTTTGGAGGAAAAGGCACTCGCTACGGGAGCTTCCAAAGTGTACATCGATGATCTGCGTGATGAATTCGCCAAGGATTTTATTTATCCGATGTTTCAGGCAGGTGCTTTATATGAAGGGCAATATTTGCTCGGTACGAGTATTGCACGTCCATTGATCGCTAAGCGGATGGTCGATATTGCGATTGCCGAGGGAGCAACAGCCATTGCTCACGGGGCAACAGGCAAAGGTAACGATCAGGTGCGCTTCGAGCTGAACGCGGCGGCGTTAACGCCGGACATCCAAGTCATTGCACCTTGGCGGCTGGAAGAGTTCCGCAATCAGTTCCCGGGTCGGGCAGAAATGATTGCCTATGCAGAAAAACACGGTATTCCGGTAACCGCTTCTGCAGCCAAACCGTACTCCATGGACCGCAACCTGCTGCATATCAGTTATGAAAGCGGCGTGCTGGAGGACCCTTGGTTTGATCCGAGCGCTCCTGAAAATAAAGAAATGTTCTTGCTCAGCAACGCGCCTGAGGACGCGCCTGATGAAGCAGAATACTTGGAGCTGGAATTTAAAGCAGGCAACTGCGTTGCTTTGAACGGTGAACAGTTAACTCCGCTGCAAGTGATGGAAAAACTGAATGAACTGGGCGGCAAGCACGGGATCGGACGTGTAGATATGGTTGAGAACCGTTTTGTGGGTATGAAGAGCCGCGGAGTCTATGAGACGCCAGGCGGTACAATCCTGTTCACTGCTCATCGCAAAATGGAATCGATCACCATGGATCGCGAGGTTATGAATCTGCGTGATAGCCTGATTACCCGTTATGCTACCTTGGTGTACAATGGATTCTGGTTCGCGCCGGAACGTGTCGCTTTACAGGCTCTGGTTCATGAGAGCCAGAAAAATGTCAGTGGTACGGTGCGCGTGAAGCTGTATAAGGGCAATATTATTGGTGCAGGCGTTAAAAGTCCGGTTAGCTTGTACAACCCAGACATTGCGACCATGGAAGCTGATCCGACACAAGCCTACGATCAAGGCGATGCTACAGGCTTTATCCGCTTGAATGCTTTGCGTTTGAAGGTCAACGCGGGCGTAACACAAAATCATAAATAA
- the argH gene encoding argininosuccinate lyase, whose amino-acid sequence MSKLWGGRFTKQTNKLVEEYTASIGFDQALAEEDIQGSLAHVAMLGKCGIIPQEDANTIKGGLHTVLERIRRGEIEFSVSDEDIHMNIEKNLIEVIGPVGGKLHTGRSRNDQVATDMHLYLRGRVVSLVGMLHDVQVALIGQAKDNLDTIVPGYTHLQRAQPILFAHHLLAYVSMLERDIDRLKDSYKRINVLPLGAGALAGTTFPIDRHFVAEQLGFDGVYENSLDAVSDRDFIVEFLAGASLIMTHLSRLSEELVLWSSTEFGFVELDDAFCTGSSIMPQKKNPDVPELVRGKTGRVYGNLVGLLTVLKSLPLAYNKDMQEDKEGMFDTVATLEGALQLFAPMIATMKVNKDRMRQAVNQDFSNATDIADFLVGKGLPFRQAHEVIGKTVLYCIQQGKYLLDLKLDEFQQFSDLFDERIYEVLQPEAVVNARNVYGGTATGQVQAAIGRSEQLLVNTSTWYENHKPKK is encoded by the coding sequence ATGAGTAAGCTATGGGGCGGACGGTTTACAAAGCAAACGAACAAGCTGGTAGAGGAATATACGGCTTCTATTGGGTTTGATCAGGCGTTGGCGGAAGAAGATATTCAAGGCAGTTTGGCTCATGTGGCCATGCTGGGCAAATGCGGTATTATTCCGCAGGAGGATGCGAACACGATCAAGGGAGGACTGCACACCGTTCTGGAGCGTATCCGCCGTGGGGAAATTGAATTTTCCGTTTCGGATGAGGATATTCACATGAATATCGAAAAAAACCTGATCGAAGTCATTGGCCCGGTCGGCGGTAAGCTGCACACTGGACGCAGTCGTAACGATCAGGTAGCAACAGATATGCACTTGTATTTGCGCGGACGTGTCGTATCACTGGTGGGTATGCTGCATGATGTACAAGTTGCATTAATTGGGCAGGCCAAGGACAATCTGGACACAATTGTACCTGGATACACACACTTGCAGCGTGCGCAGCCTATTTTGTTCGCGCATCATTTGCTGGCGTATGTGTCTATGCTGGAGCGTGATATTGACCGACTCAAGGACAGCTACAAACGCATCAATGTGTTGCCGCTGGGCGCTGGCGCTCTGGCTGGAACCACTTTCCCGATCGATCGTCATTTTGTAGCTGAGCAGCTTGGGTTTGATGGCGTCTATGAAAATAGCCTGGACGCTGTCAGTGATCGGGACTTTATCGTAGAGTTTCTGGCCGGGGCCTCGCTGATTATGACGCATTTGTCCCGTCTAAGCGAAGAACTGGTGCTATGGAGCAGCACAGAATTTGGTTTTGTCGAACTGGATGATGCTTTCTGTACAGGCAGCAGCATTATGCCACAGAAGAAAAATCCGGATGTACCGGAGCTAGTACGTGGCAAAACCGGGCGTGTCTATGGAAACCTCGTCGGTCTGCTGACCGTACTGAAGTCCTTGCCGCTGGCATACAACAAGGACATGCAGGAGGACAAGGAAGGGATGTTCGATACGGTTGCTACGCTGGAGGGAGCCTTGCAATTGTTCGCTCCAATGATCGCCACGATGAAGGTGAACAAGGACCGGATGCGTCAAGCGGTCAATCAGGATTTCTCCAACGCAACGGATATTGCGGACTTCCTGGTCGGCAAGGGGCTTCCGTTCCGTCAGGCCCATGAGGTTATCGGCAAAACGGTGCTGTATTGCATCCAGCAGGGCAAATATCTGCTTGATTTGAAACTGGATGAATTCCAGCAGTTTTCGGATCTGTTCGACGAGCGCATTTATGAGGTGCTTCAACCAGAAGCGGTAGTCAATGCTCGGAATGTGTATGGCGGAACCGCCACCGGTCAGGTGCAGGCAGCCATTGGACGCAGTGAACAGCTTCTAGTGAACACGTCAACATGGTATGAAAATCATAAGCCAAAAAAATAA